A genomic segment from Corylus avellana chromosome ca5, CavTom2PMs-1.0 encodes:
- the LOC132180926 gene encoding ribulose-1,5 bisphosphate carboxylase/oxygenase large subunit N-methyltransferase, chloroplastic produces the protein MAEASRLFHASFIPSFCSLHKTIPHSHSHSAIFHKRPIHCSVFTNDTTKAAVSQNVPWGCDIDSLENASALQKWLSESGLPDQKMAIERVEVGERGLVASKNIRKGEKLLFVPPPLVITADSEWTCVEAGEVLKQNSVPDWPLLATYLISEASFLESSRWRSYISALPRQPYSLLYWTREELDRYLEASQIRERAIERVMDVIGTYNDLRLRIFSKYPHLFPEEVFNIETFKWSFGILFSRLVRLPSMDGRVALVPWADMLNHSCEVETFLDYDKSSQGVVFTTDRPYQPGEQVFISYGKKSNGELLLSYGFVPKEGTNPSDSVELSVSLKKYDKCYKEKLEALRKYEFSASQCFPIQITGWPVELMAYAYLAVSPPSMSRQFEEMAAAASNKTTTKKDLRYPEIEEEALQFILDSCESSISKYNKFLQASGSMDLDVTSPKQLNRRLFLKQLAVDLCTSERRILFRAQYILRRRLRDIRSGELRALNLFDGLRKLFN, from the exons ATGGCTGAGGCTTCAAGACTCTTTCACGCCTCATTCATACCAAGTTTCTGTTCACTCCACAAAACCATCCcacactctcactctcactcggCAATCTTTCATAAGCGCCCAATTCATTGCTCAGTTTTCACAAATGACACCACCAAAGCCGCAGTGTCCCAGAATGTCCCCTGGGGTTGTGATATCGATTCCTTGGAAAACGCGTCAGCTTTGCAGAAATGGTTGTCTGAGTCGGGCCTCCCAGACCAGAAAATGGCCATAGAAAGAGTGGAGGTGGGAGAAAGAGGACTTGTTGCTTCGAAGAATATCAGGAAGGGCGAGAAGTTGCTTTTTGTGCCTCCTCCACTGGTCATCACTGCAGACTCA GAGTGGACCTGTGTGGAGGCTGGTGAAGTGTTAAAACAGAATTCTGTACCAGATTGGCCACTACTTGCAACTTACCTGATTAGTGAAGCAAGTTTTTTGGAATCTTCAAGATGGAGGAGTTATATTTCAGCCTTACCTCGGCAGCCCTATTCACTACTGTACTG GACACGTGAAGAACTAGATCGATATCTGGAAGCATCACAGATTAGAGAGCGGGCAATTGAGAGGGTCATGGATGTCATTGGAAC TTACAATGACTTAAGGCTCAGGATATTTTCCAAGTATCCTCATTTATTCCCTGAAGAg GTATTCAATATTGAAACCTTCAAATGGTCATTTGGCATTCTTTTCTCACGCTTG GTTCGGTTACCCTCAATGGATGGAAGGGTGGCCTTGGTTCCATGGGCAGATATGCTGAATCACAGTTGTGAG GTGGAAACATTTTTGGATTATGATAAGTCATCACAGGGAGTAGTCTTTACAACAGACCGGCCATATCAGCCAGGTGAGCAg GTTTTCATTTCATATGGTAAGAAGTCTAATGGAGAGCTATTGCTGTCGTATGGATTTGTGCCGAAAGAGGGTACCAACCCAAGTGATTCAGTTGAGTTGTCAGTGTCACTTAAGAAATATGACAAGTGTTATAAGGAGAAGTTGGAAGCTCTGAGGAAGTATGAATTTTCAGC ATCTCAGTGTTTTCCTATACAAATCACTGGTTGGCCAGTGGAGTTAATGGCGTATGCTTATTTAGCAGTCAGCCCTCCAAGTATGAGCAGACAGTTTGAAGAG ATGGCTGCTGCAGCATCAAATAAAACTACCACCAAGAAGGATTTAAGGTACCCTGAAATAGAGGAAGAAGCTCTGCAATTCATATTGGACAGTTGTGAATCTAGCATATCAAAATACAACAAATTCTTGCAG GCAAGTGGATCAATGGATTTGGATGTGACATCTCCAAAGCAACTCAACCGAAGACTGTTTCTGAAACAGTTAGCAGTAGACTTGTGTACTAGTGAGCGGAGAATTCTATTCCGTGCTCAATAT ATACTGAGGAGGAGGTTGAGAGATATAAGGAGTGGTGAATTGAGAGCTCTGAATCTCTTTGATGGGTTGAGGAAGCTATTCAATTGA
- the LOC132180744 gene encoding indole-3-glycerol phosphate synthase, chloroplastic-like: MEGLVSLRATLPSFAHRPNRFSVRRSIPMDLHIRNLGPFASSSIRAQQLESEDSSATVAPVTVPEEDALKVKEWEVGMFQDEVAASQGIRIRRRPWTGPPLHYVGPFEFRLQNEGNTPRNILEEIIWHKDKEVAKFRERRSLSVLNKELENAPPTRDFIGALKAANMRTGMPGLIAEVKKASPSRGILREDFDPVEIAQAYERGGAACLSVLTDEKYFKGSFENLELIRKAGVKCPLLCKEFVVDAWQIYNARAKGADAILLIAAVLPDLDIKYMSKICKLLGLAALVEVHDEREMDRVLGIDGIELIGINNRNLETFEVDISNTKRLLEGERGQRIREKDIIVVGESGLFTPDDIAFVQDAGVRAVLVGESIVKQSDPGKGITGLFGKDISS; encoded by the exons ATGGAGGGTTTGGTTTCTCTGAGAGCAACGCTTCCGTCTTTCGCTCACAGACCAAACCGGTTCTCTGTCAGGAGGTCCATTCCAATGGACTTGCATATTCGAAACTTGGGTCCTTTTGCTTCTTCCTCGATTAGGGCTCAACAG CTAGAGTCCGAGGATAGTTCTGCCACAGTTGCACCGGTAACAGTACCTGAAGAAGATGCTCTTAAAGTCAAGGAGTGGGAAGTGGGAATGTTTCAAGATGAAGTAGCTGCTAGCCAGGGAATAAGAATTAGGAGGAGACCGTGGACTGGGCCCCCTTTGCACTATGTTGGACCCTTTGAGTTCCGGCTGCAGAATGAGGGGAATACTCCTCGCAACATTTTAGAGGAAATCATTTGGCACAAGGACAAGGAAGTCGCAAAA tttagagagagaagatCTCTCTCAGTACTGAACAAAGAACTTGAGAATGCTCCTCCTACTAGAGACTTCATTGGAGCTCTTAAAGCAGCAAATATGCGAACTGGAATGCCTGGATTGATTGCTGAAGTGAAAAAGGCTTCTCCAAGCAGAGGAATTCTAAGAGAGGATTTTGATCCA GTTGAAATTGCCCAAGCTTATGAGCGAGGTGGAGCAGCATGTCTCAGTGTTCTGACAGATGAAAAGTATTTCAAG GGAAGCTTTGAAAATCTGGAGTTGATAAGGAAAGCTGGAGTAAAG TGCCCTCTATTGTGCAAAGAATTTGTTGTAGATGCATGGCAGATCTACAATGCTCGAGCAAAAGGTGCAGATGCCATTCTTTTAATTGCTGCTGTTTTGCCAGATCTTGACATCAAATACATGAGTAAGATCTGCAAGTTGCTTGGTTTGGCAGCACTTGTTGAG GTACACGATGAGAGAGAAATGGATCGTGTTCTTGGAATAGATGGGATTGAGCTTATTGGCATCAATAACCGCAATCTCG AAACATTTGAGGTTGATATAAGTAATACAAAGAGGCTTCTTGAAGGAGAGCGCGGTCAAAGGATACGCGAAAAAGACATAATC GTAGTTGGGGAATCTGGATTGTTTACTCCCGATGATATAGCTTTTGTTCAAGATGCTGGTGTTAGAGCG GTTTTGGTTGGAGAGTCAATTGTGAAACAAAGTGACCCCGGGAAGGGAATAACTGGACTTTTTGGCAAAGATATTTCATCATGA
- the LOC132180743 gene encoding uncharacterized protein LOC132180743 isoform X1: MSSESVLEFRAGDDAWYSVRVELEGEEEEEVLRVKYLGFSEEEDNKFRASDFKSGREVEKFKDRFRAVSVQVQDSDCSKVVTGNRVCASYSDRDDDVRFYDAFVDGVERREHARKEDGEEECSCIFIVSWLHGPNVGNLTTTSIENICQVQSSAPIDPKVTSFLKVARERFIINSEPVLISKADSSSSIKPFKRKFSSFEHLNQEKRCAKRTLTKICPPEVGRIASHLERTMQDTDLGGVGSHFVILLENLDKGLSPLSVAEFIHRETSISPQVYVIPNLTSEPSTQGALVLDCEKKFQKLSDFLDNSNHIIMSSRERPWVIIETMSGHNALRASTWIQTLDSQRMLRQGSNIGRNELKVVHFGSEEYERARLLKDLFVEFFNHQKGLQKRLALDVGKIMLQHPRKCSVSCSYASD, encoded by the exons ATGTCGTCGGAGAGTGTCCTAGAGTTCCGGGCGGGGGACGACGCGTGGTACAGCGTGAGAGTGGAGTTGGAGGgcgaggaagaggaagaggtatTAAGGGTGAAGTACTTGGGGTTCTCGGAGGAGGAGGACAATAAGTTCAGAGCGAGCGACTTCAAGAGCGGGAGGGAGGTTGAGAAATTCAAGGACCGCTTCAGAGCGGTGTCCGTGCAGGTGCAGGACTCCGATTGCTCCAAGGTCGTCACGGGCAACCGGGTCTGCGCCTCCTACTCCGACCGTGACGACGACGTCCGCTTCTACGACGCCTTCGTCGATGGG GTGGAGCGTCGTGAACATGCTCGGAAAGAAGACGGAGAAGAAGAGTGCTCATGCATCTTCATCGTTTCCTGGCTACACGGTCCAAATGTTGGAAACTTGACCACTACATCGATTGAAaacatttgtcaagtccaatCAAGTGCACCAATTGATCCCAAGGTGACTTCTTTTCTGAAAGTAGCCCGGGAGAGATTTATAATCAATAGCGAACCTGTTTTGATTTCTAAAGCTGACAGTAGCTCAAGCATCAAGCCATTCAAGCGCAAGTTTAGTTCTTTTGAACATCTTAACCAG gaaaaaagatgTGCCAAGCGGACTTTGACTAAAATATGCCCACCTGAAG TAGGAAGGATTGCCAGTCATCTGGAAAGGACTATGCAAGATACGGATCTTGGGGGGGTAGGAAGCCATTTTGTGATACTGCTAGAGAATCTGGATAAAGGCTTATCTCCCTTATCAGTTGCAGAGTTCATACATAGAGAAACTTCCATATCACCTCAAGTCTACGTTATCCCAAATTTGACTTCAGAGCCATCAACACAGGGAGCCCTTGTGTTAGATTGTGAAAAGAAATTTCAGAAGTTGAGTGATTTTCTGGATAACTCAAACCACATCATCATGTCCTCAAGAGAAAG ACCATGGGTGATAATTGAGACAATGTCAGGGCATAATGCCCTAAGAGCATCAACGTGGATCCAGACACTCGACTCTCAG AGAATGTTGCGGCAAGGAAGCAATATTGGAAGAAACGAGTTAAAGGTTGTCCATTTTGGAAGTGAAGAGTACGAGAGAGCTAGACTGCTCAAGGATTTATTTGTGGAGTTTTTTAATCATCAAAAGGGACTTCAGAAGAGGCTAGCTTTGGATGTTGGAAAGATCATGCTGCAACACCCGAGGAAATGCTCTGTTTCTTGTTCATATGCTTCGGATTAG
- the LOC132180743 gene encoding uncharacterized protein LOC132180743 isoform X2 — MSSESVLEFRAGDDAWYSVRVELEGEEEEEVLRVKYLGFSEEEDNKFRASDFKSGREVEKFKDRFRAVSVQVQDSDCSKVVTGNRVCASYSDRDDDVRFYDAFVDGVERREHARKEDGEEECSCIFIVSWLHGPNVGNLTTTSIENICQVQSSAPIDPKVTSFLKVARERFIINSEPVLISKADSSSSIKPFKRKFSSFEHLNQEKRCAKRTLTKICPPEGRIASHLERTMQDTDLGGVGSHFVILLENLDKGLSPLSVAEFIHRETSISPQVYVIPNLTSEPSTQGALVLDCEKKFQKLSDFLDNSNHIIMSSRERPWVIIETMSGHNALRASTWIQTLDSQRMLRQGSNIGRNELKVVHFGSEEYERARLLKDLFVEFFNHQKGLQKRLALDVGKIMLQHPRKCSVSCSYASD; from the exons ATGTCGTCGGAGAGTGTCCTAGAGTTCCGGGCGGGGGACGACGCGTGGTACAGCGTGAGAGTGGAGTTGGAGGgcgaggaagaggaagaggtatTAAGGGTGAAGTACTTGGGGTTCTCGGAGGAGGAGGACAATAAGTTCAGAGCGAGCGACTTCAAGAGCGGGAGGGAGGTTGAGAAATTCAAGGACCGCTTCAGAGCGGTGTCCGTGCAGGTGCAGGACTCCGATTGCTCCAAGGTCGTCACGGGCAACCGGGTCTGCGCCTCCTACTCCGACCGTGACGACGACGTCCGCTTCTACGACGCCTTCGTCGATGGG GTGGAGCGTCGTGAACATGCTCGGAAAGAAGACGGAGAAGAAGAGTGCTCATGCATCTTCATCGTTTCCTGGCTACACGGTCCAAATGTTGGAAACTTGACCACTACATCGATTGAAaacatttgtcaagtccaatCAAGTGCACCAATTGATCCCAAGGTGACTTCTTTTCTGAAAGTAGCCCGGGAGAGATTTATAATCAATAGCGAACCTGTTTTGATTTCTAAAGCTGACAGTAGCTCAAGCATCAAGCCATTCAAGCGCAAGTTTAGTTCTTTTGAACATCTTAACCAG gaaaaaagatgTGCCAAGCGGACTTTGACTAAAATATGCCCACCTGAAG GAAGGATTGCCAGTCATCTGGAAAGGACTATGCAAGATACGGATCTTGGGGGGGTAGGAAGCCATTTTGTGATACTGCTAGAGAATCTGGATAAAGGCTTATCTCCCTTATCAGTTGCAGAGTTCATACATAGAGAAACTTCCATATCACCTCAAGTCTACGTTATCCCAAATTTGACTTCAGAGCCATCAACACAGGGAGCCCTTGTGTTAGATTGTGAAAAGAAATTTCAGAAGTTGAGTGATTTTCTGGATAACTCAAACCACATCATCATGTCCTCAAGAGAAAG ACCATGGGTGATAATTGAGACAATGTCAGGGCATAATGCCCTAAGAGCATCAACGTGGATCCAGACACTCGACTCTCAG AGAATGTTGCGGCAAGGAAGCAATATTGGAAGAAACGAGTTAAAGGTTGTCCATTTTGGAAGTGAAGAGTACGAGAGAGCTAGACTGCTCAAGGATTTATTTGTGGAGTTTTTTAATCATCAAAAGGGACTTCAGAAGAGGCTAGCTTTGGATGTTGGAAAGATCATGCTGCAACACCCGAGGAAATGCTCTGTTTCTTGTTCATATGCTTCGGATTAG
- the LOC132180743 gene encoding uncharacterized protein LOC132180743 isoform X3, with translation MSSESVLEFRAGDDAWYSVRVELEGEEEEEVLRVKYLGFSEEEDNKFRASDFKSGREVEKFKDRFRAVSVQVQDSDCSKVVTGNRVCASYSDRDDDVRFYDAFVDGVERREHARKEDGEEECSCIFIVSWLHGPNVGNLTTTSIENICQVQSSAPIDPKVTSFLKVARERFIINSEPVLISKADSSSSIKPFKRKFSSFEHLNQEKRCAKRTLTKICPPEVGRIASHLERTMQDTDLGGVGSHFVILLENLDKGLSPLSVAEFIHRETSISPQVYVIPNLTSEPSTQGALVLDCEKKFQKLSDFLDNSNHIIMSSRERECCGKEAILEETS, from the exons ATGTCGTCGGAGAGTGTCCTAGAGTTCCGGGCGGGGGACGACGCGTGGTACAGCGTGAGAGTGGAGTTGGAGGgcgaggaagaggaagaggtatTAAGGGTGAAGTACTTGGGGTTCTCGGAGGAGGAGGACAATAAGTTCAGAGCGAGCGACTTCAAGAGCGGGAGGGAGGTTGAGAAATTCAAGGACCGCTTCAGAGCGGTGTCCGTGCAGGTGCAGGACTCCGATTGCTCCAAGGTCGTCACGGGCAACCGGGTCTGCGCCTCCTACTCCGACCGTGACGACGACGTCCGCTTCTACGACGCCTTCGTCGATGGG GTGGAGCGTCGTGAACATGCTCGGAAAGAAGACGGAGAAGAAGAGTGCTCATGCATCTTCATCGTTTCCTGGCTACACGGTCCAAATGTTGGAAACTTGACCACTACATCGATTGAAaacatttgtcaagtccaatCAAGTGCACCAATTGATCCCAAGGTGACTTCTTTTCTGAAAGTAGCCCGGGAGAGATTTATAATCAATAGCGAACCTGTTTTGATTTCTAAAGCTGACAGTAGCTCAAGCATCAAGCCATTCAAGCGCAAGTTTAGTTCTTTTGAACATCTTAACCAG gaaaaaagatgTGCCAAGCGGACTTTGACTAAAATATGCCCACCTGAAG TAGGAAGGATTGCCAGTCATCTGGAAAGGACTATGCAAGATACGGATCTTGGGGGGGTAGGAAGCCATTTTGTGATACTGCTAGAGAATCTGGATAAAGGCTTATCTCCCTTATCAGTTGCAGAGTTCATACATAGAGAAACTTCCATATCACCTCAAGTCTACGTTATCCCAAATTTGACTTCAGAGCCATCAACACAGGGAGCCCTTGTGTTAGATTGTGAAAAGAAATTTCAGAAGTTGAGTGATTTTCTGGATAACTCAAACCACATCATCATGTCCTCAAGAGAAAG AGAATGTTGCGGCAAGGAAGCAATATTGGAAGAAACGAGTTAA